In one Salipiger abyssi genomic region, the following are encoded:
- a CDS encoding 4Fe-4S binding protein, giving the protein MRRLLVLFLLSLAALLTGRAHAAPLDREAMAEFVYAPYVLGEEVNDKGVWELLNSGGGPAGYAFETELMAPLPGFSGAPVNIFAMLDPEGRFLDVRLISHNEPIFVSGLGEAPFRQFFEQYAGRSISETMVVGNAYGDGGAGSPLIYLDGVSKATASVRIAHESLMAAAREVAREKLQGISAGPPAYPDPDRDEALSWGDLVAQGIATHKRVSNAEVDALFTGTIWADDDPEAADDPEGAYLDLWIVDLGPPAIARAVLAPDTQAELARFLAISPDEEPILLIEAGRHGLVSPEFIRNTAPDRIAAEQDGLPVALRDADLLVELAEGVPGGTAMILRTDRRLGFDPSREWVLKVEAVREHGMFQPEIGTRELRVRHATPERFFLRPGAVQTLPPWREAILNRQGDLILLCVFLIALLLAVGPAQNRLAASRVFTPLRLGILAVMTGFVGFWGQGQLSIVTVLGVIRTALDGGSYAFLLYDPFSLLVWGAAIAGFVFWGRGFFCGWLCPFGALQEFAAHLGRLLRLPQIEPAPCWDRRLKGLKYLVLAGMVAVVFVAPGEVDTVAEIEPFKTAITTHFLRPLPYVVWAVGLLLLSAMLFKGFCRYLCPLGAVMAIGGLLRGRDWIARRAECGSPCQLCRVRCRYGAIEKSGRIAYSECFQCLDCVKIHDDPAQCVPLVLAAKARKRPVRPQDGVPAE; this is encoded by the coding sequence ATGCGGCGCCTTCTGGTCCTTTTTCTGCTGAGTCTCGCCGCCCTGCTGACGGGGCGGGCCCATGCCGCGCCGCTTGACCGCGAGGCGATGGCGGAATTCGTCTATGCGCCCTATGTGCTGGGCGAAGAGGTGAACGACAAAGGCGTCTGGGAGCTGCTGAATTCCGGCGGCGGGCCGGCGGGCTATGCCTTCGAGACCGAGCTGATGGCGCCGCTGCCGGGCTTTTCCGGTGCGCCGGTCAATATCTTTGCCATGCTCGATCCGGAGGGGCGGTTTCTCGACGTACGGCTGATCTCGCACAATGAGCCGATCTTTGTCTCCGGGCTGGGCGAGGCGCCGTTCCGGCAGTTCTTCGAGCAATATGCCGGGCGCTCGATCTCCGAGACCATGGTGGTGGGCAACGCCTATGGCGATGGCGGCGCCGGCTCGCCGCTGATCTATCTCGACGGGGTGAGCAAGGCCACGGCGAGCGTGCGCATCGCCCATGAAAGCCTGATGGCCGCCGCCCGCGAGGTGGCGCGCGAAAAGCTTCAGGGCATTTCCGCCGGCCCGCCCGCCTATCCCGACCCCGACCGTGACGAGGCGCTGAGCTGGGGTGATCTGGTGGCGCAGGGCATCGCCACGCATAAGCGCGTCAGCAATGCCGAGGTCGACGCGCTCTTTACCGGCACGATCTGGGCCGATGACGATCCGGAGGCGGCGGACGATCCCGAGGGCGCCTATCTCGATCTCTGGATCGTCGATCTGGGCCCGCCCGCCATTGCCCGCGCGGTGCTGGCGCCCGACACGCAGGCCGAGCTGGCGCGGTTCCTGGCGATCTCTCCGGACGAAGAGCCGATCCTGCTGATCGAGGCGGGGCGGCACGGGCTGGTCTCGCCCGAGTTCATCCGCAACACCGCGCCCGACCGCATCGCTGCCGAGCAGGACGGGCTGCCGGTGGCGCTGCGCGACGCGGATCTCTTGGTCGAACTGGCGGAGGGTGTGCCCGGGGGCACCGCGATGATCCTGCGCACCGACCGGCGGCTGGGCTTCGATCCGTCGCGCGAGTGGGTCCTCAAGGTCGAGGCGGTGCGCGAACACGGCATGTTCCAGCCCGAGATCGGCACGCGCGAGCTGCGTGTGCGTCACGCCACGCCCGAGCGGTTTTTCCTGCGTCCCGGCGCGGTGCAGACGCTGCCGCCCTGGCGCGAGGCGATCCTCAACCGGCAGGGCGACCTGATCCTGCTTTGCGTCTTTCTGATCGCGCTGCTGCTGGCGGTGGGGCCGGCGCAAAACCGGCTGGCGGCGTCGCGGGTGTTTACGCCGCTGCGGCTGGGGATACTGGCGGTGATGACCGGGTTTGTCGGGTTCTGGGGGCAGGGGCAGCTCTCGATCGTCACGGTGCTGGGGGTGATCCGCACTGCGCTTGACGGCGGCAGCTATGCGTTCCTGCTCTACGATCCGTTTTCGCTGCTGGTCTGGGGCGCGGCCATTGCGGGCTTCGTGTTCTGGGGGCGGGGCTTCTTTTGCGGTTGGCTTTGCCCGTTCGGCGCGCTTCAGGAATTCGCCGCGCATCTGGGCCGGTTGCTGCGCCTGCCGCAGATCGAGCCCGCGCCGTGCTGGGACCGGCGGTTGAAGGGGCTGAAATATCTGGTGCTGGCGGGCATGGTGGCGGTGGTCTTCGTGGCGCCGGGCGAGGTCGATACGGTGGCCGAGATCGAGCCCTTCAAGACCGCGATCACCACGCATTTCCTGCGGCCCTTGCCCTATGTCGTCTGGGCGGTGGGGCTACTGCTGCTTAGCGCGATGCTCTTCAAGGGCTTCTGCCGCTATCTCTGTCCGCTGGGGGCGGTGATGGCCATTGGCGGGCTTTTGCGCGGGCGCGACTGGATCGCGCGGCGCGCCGAATGCGGATCGCCCTGCCAGCTCTGCCGGGTGCGCTGCCGCTACGGCGCCATCGAGAAATCCGGCAGGATCGCCTATTCCGAGTGCTTCCAGTGCCTCGACTGTGTGAAAATCCATGACGACCCGGCGCAATGCGTGCCGCTGGTGCTGGCGGCGAAGGCGCGCAAGCGGCCTGTTCGCCCGCAAGACGGGGTGCCCGCCGAATGA
- a CDS encoding FAD:protein FMN transferase, with the protein MSLSRRRFLTISAACVAAPVLADAAPARWQGMAMGAEAEITLYGPGAPVALTEAVARLRGVERCFSLYDPGSELSVLNREGLLVPSEDFHALMAQADAIHRATGGAFDPSVQPLWRALAMGGDVRAARDAIGWDRVALGARIVLAPGQALTFNGIAQGFATDIVADLLAARGFGRALVNIGEFRALGGPWRLGLSDPGEGYLGTRTLEGGAIATSSPGALMLGEEGHILDPRGQGAARWSTVSVEAQSATVADGMSTAGCLMSAEEIARAAGALPGIRRVTLVDREGDLRVVEV; encoded by the coding sequence ATGAGCCTGTCGCGTCGCCGTTTCCTGACGATTTCCGCCGCCTGTGTCGCGGCGCCGGTGCTCGCCGATGCCGCGCCGGCGCGCTGGCAGGGCATGGCGATGGGGGCAGAGGCCGAGATCACCCTCTACGGGCCGGGGGCGCCGGTGGCGCTGACGGAGGCGGTTGCGCGGCTGCGTGGGGTGGAGCGGTGCTTCAGCCTGTATGATCCGGGTTCGGAGCTGTCTGTGCTGAACCGCGAAGGTCTGCTGGTGCCGTCGGAGGACTTCCATGCGCTGATGGCGCAGGCGGATGCGATCCATCGCGCCACTGGCGGGGCCTTCGACCCGAGTGTGCAGCCGCTCTGGCGGGCGCTGGCCATGGGGGGCGATGTGCGTGCGGCGCGCGATGCCATCGGCTGGGACCGGGTGGCGCTGGGCGCGCGGATCGTTCTGGCGCCGGGGCAGGCGTTGACCTTCAACGGCATCGCGCAGGGCTTTGCCACGGATATTGTGGCGGATCTTCTGGCGGCGCGGGGCTTTGGCCGGGCGCTGGTGAATATCGGCGAGTTTCGGGCGCTGGGCGGGCCGTGGCGGCTGGGTCTCTCCGATCCGGGGGAGGGCTATCTCGGCACGCGCACGCTGGAGGGCGGGGCGATCGCCACCTCCAGCCCCGGCGCGCTGATGCTGGGGGAGGAGGGCCACATCCTCGACCCGCGCGGGCAGGGCGCGGCGCGCTGGTCGACGGTGAGTGTGGAGGCTCAGAGTGCCACGGTTGCGGACGGGATGTCGACGGCGGGCTGTCTGATGAGCGCGGAGGAGATTGCGCGGGCGGCAGGGGCGCTGCCCGGGATCCGGCGCGTGACGCTGGTGGATCGGGAGGGCGATTTGCGGGTGGTGGAGGTGTAG
- a CDS encoding substrate-binding periplasmic protein yields the protein MAALAGLALAGPAYARCEDWVPQPKPQNASRDIVGQDLDQIVERGFIDFAAYEDFAPWSYEDKGKPVGVDIEIGRLIAQDLGVEARFHLVPAGENLDADLRNNIWKGPVIGGRVSNVMLHVPYDSDYACRVDQVVFTGQYAAEQIAIAYREEAYPEEKPVPAYFRFDTVAVENDSISDFYLTSFAGGQLAQGVRRYPSYAAAMGALAAGETMAAMGPLAQLEAGAAPGIGIHQPPLAGFAVSRWTVGVAVHMRYRALGYAVDDAIRAGLEDGRIAAIFAAHGLTHLVPER from the coding sequence ATGGCCGCGCTGGCCGGGCTTGCGCTTGCAGGCCCGGCTTACGCGCGTTGCGAGGACTGGGTGCCTCAGCCGAAACCGCAAAACGCCAGCCGCGACATTGTCGGCCAGGATCTCGACCAGATCGTCGAGCGCGGCTTTATCGACTTCGCCGCCTATGAGGATTTCGCGCCCTGGTCCTATGAGGACAAGGGCAAGCCTGTGGGCGTGGATATCGAGATCGGCCGGCTGATTGCTCAGGATCTCGGTGTCGAGGCGCGGTTTCACCTGGTGCCGGCGGGCGAAAACCTCGACGCGGATCTGCGCAACAACATCTGGAAAGGCCCGGTGATCGGCGGGCGCGTGTCGAACGTGATGCTGCATGTGCCCTATGACAGCGACTATGCCTGCCGGGTGGACCAGGTGGTGTTCACCGGCCAATATGCCGCCGAGCAGATCGCCATCGCCTATCGCGAAGAGGCCTATCCTGAGGAAAAGCCCGTTCCCGCCTATTTCCGCTTCGACACGGTGGCGGTGGAGAACGACTCGATCTCGGATTTCTACCTGACCTCATTCGCCGGCGGGCAGCTGGCGCAGGGCGTGCGGCGCTATCCGAGCTATGCCGCCGCGATGGGGGCGCTGGCGGCGGGCGAGACCATGGCGGCGATGGGGCCTCTGGCGCAGCTCGAAGCGGGCGCGGCCCCCGGCATCGGCATCCACCAGCCGCCGCTTGCGGGCTTCGCGGTGAGCCGCTGGACGGTGGGCGTGGCGGTGCATATGCGCTACCGCGCGCTGGGATATGCGGTGGACGACGCGATCCGCGCGGGGCTGGAAGACGGGCGCATCGCCGCGATCTTTGCCGCCCACGGTCTGACACATCTGGTTCCGGAGCGGTAA
- the pedF gene encoding cytochrome c-550 PedF — MSAFRVSRPVLTGAAACVLTATLAFAHGDVAPQPVDTDALPEVGEEWLTENPYRDAGEDVWLKAVEIGSSGYNQNCARCHGLEVISGGLAPDLRFLEAEEYGDEWFIERFRHGYTQNGITKMPAFGELLGQKAAWAIRTYVEARPDDMAVEDQSDELKGIRDQLAAGEGDVAALQARLAEIAGEIETLSGAPVADSIAFRAANQLAADPGATAHAAETLTIGLSAAH; from the coding sequence ATGTCCGCATTTCGAGTGTCTCGCCCTGTCCTGACAGGCGCCGCCGCCTGTGTTCTGACCGCAACCCTTGCCTTCGCCCATGGCGATGTGGCGCCGCAGCCGGTCGATACCGATGCGCTGCCCGAGGTCGGCGAGGAGTGGCTGACCGAGAACCCCTATCGCGACGCCGGGGAGGATGTCTGGCTGAAGGCGGTGGAGATCGGCTCCTCCGGCTACAACCAGAACTGCGCCCGCTGCCACGGGCTGGAGGTGATCTCGGGCGGGCTGGCGCCGGATCTGCGCTTTCTCGAGGCCGAGGAATACGGCGACGAGTGGTTCATCGAGCGCTTCCGCCATGGCTATACCCAGAACGGCATCACCAAGATGCCGGCCTTCGGCGAGCTCTTGGGCCAGAAAGCCGCCTGGGCGATCCGCACCTATGTCGAGGCACGCCCCGACGACATGGCGGTGGAGGATCAATCGGACGAGCTGAAAGGCATCCGCGACCAGCTCGCCGCCGGTGAGGGCGATGTGGCGGCCTTGCAGGCGCGGCTTGCCGAGATCGCCGGCGAGATCGAGACGCTTTCCGGCGCGCCGGTGGCCGACAGCATCGCCTTCCGCGCCGCCAATCAGCTTGCCGCCGATCCCGGCGCCACGGCGCATGCCGCCGAGACGCTGACGATCGGGCTCTCCGCGGCGCACTGA
- a CDS encoding ABC transporter substrate-binding protein, giving the protein MRVFGLAALVSLSLGAAAASETTVRVGYLSVARPAPPVLSNLDPDPEDLGLAGARLGLADNATTGKFLGQSWTLTETAVPEGGDALAAARAALAGAPFLVIDAPAETLTAIADLPEAQGALLFNASAPDAALRDEACRANLLHTIPSDAMRADALAQFLVQRRWSDVALISGGHDSDRAFAGALKASVEKFRLKLVGEKDWIFDADMRRNASAEVPLFTQEFGEHDVLLIADEIGDFGRYVVYNTWLPRPVAGSEELVPQAWAPVVEQWGAAQLQSRFEDLAHRDMTSEDYATWAAIRTLGEAVTRTGSGEAGALRDYILSDAFELAGFKGRPLSFRPWNGQLRQPIPIVTDRAVVATAPLEGFFHQGNELDTLGRDAPESACRAFEEN; this is encoded by the coding sequence ATGCGTGTTTTCGGGCTTGCAGCCTTGGTGTCACTGTCGCTTGGTGCCGCCGCCGCGTCGGAAACGACGGTTCGGGTCGGCTATCTGTCGGTGGCGCGTCCGGCGCCGCCGGTGCTGTCGAATCTCGATCCCGACCCGGAGGATCTGGGCCTCGCGGGGGCGCGGCTGGGGCTGGCCGACAATGCCACCACCGGCAAGTTCCTGGGCCAGAGCTGGACGCTCACGGAAACCGCCGTGCCCGAGGGTGGCGACGCGCTGGCGGCGGCGCGGGCGGCGCTGGCCGGCGCGCCGTTTCTGGTGATCGACGCCCCCGCCGAGACCCTGACCGCCATCGCCGATCTGCCGGAGGCGCAGGGCGCGCTGCTCTTCAACGCCAGCGCGCCGGACGCGGCACTGCGCGACGAGGCCTGCCGCGCCAACCTGCTGCACACGATCCCGTCGGACGCGATGCGCGCGGATGCGCTGGCGCAGTTCCTCGTCCAGCGCCGCTGGAGCGATGTCGCGCTGATCTCCGGCGGGCATGACAGCGACCGCGCCTTTGCCGGGGCGCTGAAAGCCTCGGTCGAGAAATTCCGGCTGAAGCTGGTGGGCGAGAAGGACTGGATCTTCGATGCCGACATGCGCCGCAATGCCAGTGCCGAGGTGCCGCTTTTCACACAGGAATTCGGCGAACACGACGTGCTGCTCATCGCCGACGAGATCGGCGATTTCGGCCGCTACGTGGTCTACAACACCTGGCTGCCGCGCCCGGTCGCGGGCTCCGAAGAGCTGGTGCCGCAGGCCTGGGCGCCGGTGGTCGAGCAATGGGGCGCGGCGCAGCTGCAATCGCGCTTCGAGGATCTGGCGCATCGCGACATGACCTCCGAGGATTACGCCACCTGGGCCGCGATCCGCACGCTGGGCGAGGCGGTGACCCGCACCGGCTCGGGCGAGGCGGGCGCGCTGCGCGATTACATCCTCTCGGACGCGTTCGAACTTGCCGGCTTCAAGGGCCGTCCGCTGAGCTTCCGCCCGTGGAACGGGCAGTTGCGCCAGCCGATCCCCATCGTCACCGATCGCGCCGTGGTCGCCACCGCGCCGCTGGAGGGGTTTTTCCATCAGGGCAACGAGCTCGACACGCTGGGGCGCGACGCCCCGGAAAGCGCCTGCCGCGCATTCGAGGAGAACTGA
- a CDS encoding YVTN family beta-propeller repeat protein encodes MLRLTAILTLLAAPALAGGEIWVTNEKDDTISVIDIDSLEVTRTIPTGERPRGITFSHDYSRVYICASDSDAVQVMDPVSGEILHDLPSGEDPEQFVLHPDDRRLYIANEDDAITTVVDTETRRVIEQIDVGIEPEGMAVSPDGKIVITTSETTNMAHWIDTESEAIFANTLVDSRPRHAEFVKDGAELWVSAEIGGTVTVFDTATQAEKAKIHFEIKGVHQDRLQPVGFELTPDGKTAFIALGPANHVAVVDAETYEVEEYLLVGRRVWHMAFDGDHSRLFTTNGVSGDVTVIDVAARKPVKTIKVGRFPWGAAFRPEGG; translated from the coding sequence ATGCTGCGACTGACCGCCATCCTGACGCTTCTGGCCGCGCCCGCGCTGGCGGGCGGCGAGATCTGGGTGACCAATGAAAAGGACGACACGATCAGCGTGATCGACATCGACAGCCTTGAGGTCACCCGCACCATCCCCACCGGCGAACGCCCGCGCGGCATCACCTTCAGCCACGATTATTCCCGCGTCTATATCTGCGCCTCCGACAGCGACGCGGTGCAGGTGATGGACCCGGTCTCGGGCGAGATCCTGCACGATCTGCCCTCGGGCGAGGACCCGGAGCAATTCGTGCTGCATCCCGACGACCGGCGGCTCTATATCGCCAATGAGGACGATGCGATCACCACCGTGGTCGATACTGAAACCCGCCGGGTGATCGAACAGATCGACGTGGGCATCGAGCCCGAAGGCATGGCGGTGAGCCCGGACGGCAAGATCGTCATCACCACCTCTGAGACCACCAACATGGCGCATTGGATCGACACCGAGAGCGAGGCGATCTTTGCCAATACGCTTGTGGATTCACGCCCGCGCCATGCCGAGTTCGTCAAGGACGGCGCCGAGCTCTGGGTCTCTGCCGAGATCGGCGGCACGGTGACCGTGTTCGACACCGCGACGCAAGCGGAAAAGGCCAAGATCCATTTCGAAATCAAGGGTGTGCACCAGGACCGGCTCCAGCCGGTGGGGTTCGAGCTGACGCCGGACGGCAAGACCGCCTTTATCGCTCTGGGCCCGGCGAACCACGTCGCCGTGGTCGATGCCGAGACCTATGAGGTGGAGGAGTATCTGCTGGTGGGCCGCCGCGTCTGGCACATGGCCTTTGACGGCGATCACAGCCGGCTTTTCACCACGAACGGCGTCTCGGGCGATGTGACGGTGATCGACGTGGCGGCGCGCAAGCCGGTGAAGACCATCAAGGTCGGGCGCTTCCCCTGGGGCGCGGCCTTCAGGCCGGAAGGGGGCTGA
- a CDS encoding tetratricopeptide repeat protein — MRTVFTALCLLAALPVAADEYGTTNPEELTWQSLRDRAAEGDTDMMVCASGYLMTKSGDHATARAIFEACAAAGYTGAMTWMSYMEQNGFGGDFDPDAAARWDRQAAEAGDPVGKFNHGVNLMRGFGIAQDETAGRRLIDEAAGAGLPVAKRLQGAGYDLDEITPDADNWRYAPLF; from the coding sequence ATGCGAACGGTTTTCACGGCCCTGTGCCTGCTGGCGGCCTTGCCTGTGGCGGCGGACGAATACGGCACCACAAATCCCGAGGAGCTGACCTGGCAGTCCCTGCGCGACCGCGCCGCCGAGGGCGATACCGACATGATGGTCTGCGCCTCGGGCTATCTGATGACCAAATCCGGCGATCACGCCACCGCCCGCGCCATCTTCGAGGCCTGTGCGGCGGCGGGGTATACCGGGGCGATGACCTGGATGTCCTATATGGAGCAGAACGGGTTCGGCGGCGATTTCGACCCCGACGCCGCCGCGCGCTGGGACCGGCAGGCCGCCGAGGCCGGCGACCCGGTGGGCAAGTTCAACCACGGCGTGAACCTGATGCGCGGCTTCGGCATCGCACAGGACGAGACCGCCGGGCGCCGCCTGATCGACGAGGCGGCGGGCGCGGGGCTTCCTGTCGCGAAGCGCTTGCAGGGCGCGGGCTACGATCTCGACGAAATCACGCCGGATGCCGACAACTGGCGCTATGCGCCGCTCTTCTGA
- a CDS encoding MFS transporter produces the protein MINVLAGVWALLLGIVLIMLGNGMHFTLIGLRGGIEGFSPAELAVVTSGYFIGFLTGAQTAPKLIRRVGHVRVFAALGSFMSAGLIAFPLIAEPWAWTILRLLLGFCMSGVYVTAESWLNHAATNETRGKVLSAYMIAQTLGIIGAQGLLSLGDAGTSVLFIGASILVSISFAPILLSITPVPAVEVARPMPLRALFRASPLGTVGMFLLGGVYATQSGMGAVFGTQIGLSAGQIALFIAMLFAGALVLQYPIGWLSDKLDRRKLIFGSSVFGAGVCALGWAMGGGFWALLAAAFFAGGVTTPLYALIIATTNDVLSTEDMPAASGGLVFTFGLGAIAGPLVAGWAMQALGPQAFWLVLSVTFATIAFYAVYRMTQRVSAPQEESESYLNVLPTSSMVAVEAAGVWAAENAEAEREEEEG, from the coding sequence ATGATCAATGTACTGGCGGGCGTGTGGGCGCTCCTTCTCGGAATAGTGCTCATCATGCTGGGCAACGGCATGCATTTCACCCTGATCGGTCTGCGCGGCGGGATCGAAGGGTTTTCCCCAGCGGAACTGGCTGTCGTCACCTCCGGCTATTTCATCGGCTTTCTGACCGGGGCGCAGACCGCGCCCAAGCTGATTCGCCGCGTCGGCCATGTGCGCGTGTTCGCGGCGCTGGGCAGCTTCATGTCCGCCGGGCTGATCGCCTTCCCGCTGATCGCCGAGCCCTGGGCCTGGACGATCCTGCGCCTGCTGCTGGGCTTCTGCATGTCGGGGGTCTATGTCACCGCCGAAAGCTGGCTCAACCACGCGGCCACGAACGAGACCCGCGGCAAGGTGCTCTCGGCCTATATGATCGCCCAGACCCTGGGCATCATCGGCGCGCAGGGGCTGCTGTCGCTGGGCGATGCGGGCACCTCGGTGCTGTTCATCGGCGCCTCGATCCTTGTGTCGATCTCCTTCGCGCCGATCCTGCTGTCGATCACGCCGGTGCCGGCGGTCGAGGTCGCGCGACCGATGCCGCTGCGCGCGCTGTTCCGCGCCTCGCCGCTCGGTACGGTGGGGATGTTCCTGCTGGGCGGCGTCTATGCGACGCAATCGGGCATGGGGGCGGTCTTTGGCACGCAGATCGGGCTGAGCGCGGGGCAGATCGCGCTCTTCATCGCCATGCTCTTTGCCGGTGCGCTGGTGCTTCAGTACCCGATCGGCTGGCTCTCGGACAAGCTCGACCGGCGCAAGCTGATCTTCGGCTCCTCGGTCTTCGGTGCCGGGGTCTGTGCGCTGGGCTGGGCCATGGGCGGCGGGTTCTGGGCGCTGCTCGCGGCGGCGTTCTTTGCCGGCGGCGTCACCACGCCGCTCTATGCGCTGATCATAGCGACCACCAACGATGTGCTCTCGACCGAGGACATGCCGGCGGCGTCGGGCGGGCTGGTCTTTACCTTCGGCCTCGGCGCCATCGCCGGCCCGCTGGTTGCCGGCTGGGCGATGCAGGCGCTGGGGCCGCAGGCCTTCTGGCTGGTGCTGAGCGTGACCTTCGCGACGATTGCGTTCTACGCGGTCTACCGTATGACCCAGCGCGTCAGCGCACCGCAGGAGGAAAGCGAGAGCTATCTGAACGTGTTGCCGACGAGCTCGATGGTCGCGGTCGAAGCGGCGGGTGTCTGGGCGGCGGAAAACGCCGAAGCGGAACGCGAGGAGGAGGAGGGCTGA